The following are encoded in a window of Synechococcus sp. PCC 7335 genomic DNA:
- a CDS encoding NAD(P)-dependent alcohol dehydrogenase: MRSPNIFLFPKRHWCKSPPIYLFEEAATVPVSGLAALQALRDYGEIQPGQRVPINGASGGVGSFAVQLARELGAEVTAVCSTSKMEMVKSLGVDYVIDYTQSDPTKPVQPYDLIVDAAAYRPFSDFLGAIAPGGTYVMVGGATSEFFRSMLLGPFAERWKPKASRRRVKCLLSAPNQADLTVLKDWIEAGKLKPVVDRTYSLAEVPTAIHNVEERQVKGKVAISV, from the coding sequence GTGCGTTCTCCGAATATATTTCTGTTCCCGAAAAGGCACTGGTGCAAAAGCCCACCAATCTATCTTTTTGAAGAAGCTGCAACAGTCCCCGTTTCTGGGTTGGCTGCGCTGCAAGCACTAAGAGACTATGGAGAAATCCAGCCAGGACAAAGGGTTCCGATCAATGGAGCCTCTGGTGGTGTGGGTTCATTCGCGGTGCAGCTAGCAAGAGAGTTGGGCGCTGAAGTGACAGCGGTTTGCAGTACTAGCAAGATGGAGATGGTGAAGTCGCTGGGCGTGGACTACGTGATCGACTACACGCAGAGCGATCCGACAAAGCCAGTGCAGCCCTACGATTTGATTGTAGATGCAGCGGCCTATCGACCGTTTTCTGATTTTTTGGGTGCGATCGCACCCGGCGGAACCTATGTAATGGTGGGTGGCGCTACCTCAGAATTCTTTCGTTCTATGCTTTTAGGGCCTTTTGCTGAACGATGGAAACCTAAGGCTAGTCGTCGTAGGGTGAAGTGTTTACTTTCAGCGCCTAATCAAGCTGATCTGACTGTACTAAAAGACTGGATTGAAGCAGGTAAGCTCAAGCCGGTTGTTGATCGGACTTATTCGCTCGCAGAGGTGCCTACGGCAATTCACAATGTAGAAGAAAGACAGGTTAAGGGGAAAGTCGCGATTAGTGTGTAA
- a CDS encoding GNAT family N-acetyltransferase — MTLTREATYDDIPVIARVHVDTWRDTYSGIIPDEVLADLSYEKRENSWQRVFAQAADSNGFTYVSEDENGQVVGFIDGGRERTDDRLYRGEINAIYILSSHQHQGIGRELVRLAVKKLWQMDIQSMLVWVLEDNPACKFYEALGGQIVRSKSIEMRGSTLIEYAYGWTDTSLLLRPVD, encoded by the coding sequence ATGACTCTGACGAGGGAGGCAACTTACGATGATATACCTGTCATTGCACGAGTTCACGTAGACACCTGGAGAGACACATATTCAGGCATCATTCCAGATGAGGTGCTAGCCGATTTATCCTACGAGAAACGAGAGAATTCATGGCAAAGAGTCTTTGCTCAGGCGGCTGACTCAAACGGATTTACCTACGTTTCAGAGGATGAAAACGGCCAAGTCGTTGGATTTATAGATGGTGGTAGAGAGCGCACAGATGACCGACTTTACCGAGGTGAAATCAACGCTATCTACATTCTGAGCAGTCATCAACACCAAGGGATTGGCCGCGAACTGGTTCGACTGGCAGTAAAAAAACTGTGGCAGATGGATATTCAGTCCATGTTGGTCTGGGTGCTAGAAGATAATCCTGCTTGCAAATTCTACGAAGCGTTAGGAGGGCAGATCGTACGGAGTAAAAGTATTGAGATGAGAGGTAGCACTCTCATTGAGTATGCCTACGGGTGGACTGATACATCACTCCTATTGAGACCTGTTGATTGA
- the umuC gene encoding translesion error-prone DNA polymerase V subunit UmuC, producing MPIFALCDANNFYASCEQVFQPALNNRAIAVMSNNDANVISRSVKAKDLGIPMGAVWHEYRDICAQHNVVVFSSNYALYGDMSQRVMACLGTFTPDMEVYSIDEAFLQLDGFAHLDLTDYGRQMQKKVHQWTGIPIGVGIGPTKTLAKVANYVAKKRTTSGVFNLCDRTLQDEVLPTIAVGDIWGIGRRWTLKLNAIGIETAADLRAAEPRTIRQVFNVVAERIVHELRGTACLGLEEIQPKKNIMCSRSFGRMIAEKHLLLEAIADHAARAAGKLRGQGSRCGGLQVFLQTNRFRQHEAQYSNSCTWSFTVPSRDSREIIHAARACMAQLYRPGFEYHKCGVMLVDLAPATTVQGNLFCSTDHEQSDELMVLMDSLNAKMGRGTVRFAAQGLEKGKQRKSWGMRQQWRSPRYTTRLKEILRVRC from the coding sequence ATGCCGATCTTTGCGCTCTGTGATGCCAACAATTTTTATGCTTCGTGCGAGCAAGTTTTCCAGCCCGCGCTGAACAATCGTGCAATCGCCGTGATGTCCAACAATGATGCGAATGTCATATCAAGATCTGTCAAAGCAAAAGACTTAGGGATACCGATGGGTGCTGTGTGGCATGAGTATAGAGATATTTGCGCTCAGCACAACGTTGTAGTTTTCTCTTCTAACTACGCCCTCTATGGTGATATGTCTCAGCGAGTAATGGCCTGTCTAGGCACGTTTACGCCGGATATGGAAGTTTACTCAATTGATGAGGCTTTTCTACAACTGGACGGCTTTGCTCACCTCGACCTCACTGACTACGGACGCCAGATGCAAAAGAAAGTCCACCAGTGGACGGGTATACCTATCGGTGTAGGCATCGGCCCAACTAAGACGCTGGCTAAGGTTGCTAACTATGTAGCTAAGAAACGAACAACAAGCGGTGTCTTCAACCTATGCGATCGCACCCTCCAAGATGAGGTGCTTCCTACTATTGCAGTTGGGGATATCTGGGGCATCGGTAGACGGTGGACGCTCAAGCTCAATGCGATTGGTATTGAGACTGCGGCTGACTTGCGAGCCGCTGAACCAAGAACAATTCGACAGGTGTTCAACGTGGTCGCAGAGCGGATCGTTCACGAATTGCGCGGAACGGCTTGTCTGGGATTAGAAGAGATTCAGCCGAAGAAGAACATCATGTGTTCGCGCTCGTTCGGGCGGATGATTGCTGAGAAACATCTGTTGTTGGAAGCGATCGCTGACCATGCCGCTAGAGCAGCCGGAAAGCTACGCGGCCAGGGCAGTCGCTGTGGGGGGTTGCAGGTGTTCTTGCAAACCAATAGATTCCGTCAGCATGAGGCGCAGTACAGCAATAGCTGCACCTGGTCATTCACAGTACCTAGCCGCGATAGCCGCGAGATTATCCATGCAGCCAGGGCATGTATGGCACAGCTGTATCGACCTGGGTTTGAGTACCACAAGTGCGGCGTTATGCTGGTTGACCTGGCCCCGGCCACCACCGTACAGGGAAACTTGTTTTGCTCTACTGATCACGAGCAGTCCGATGAACTGATGGTGCTGATGGATTCGCTCAACGCCAAGATGGGTAGAGGTACAGTTCGCTTTGCAGCTCAAGGACTAGAGAAGGGCAAGCAGCGAAAGTCTTGGGGGATGAGACAGCAGTGGCGATCGCCTCGGTATACGACACGGCTCAAGGAGATTCTGAGAGTTAGGTGCTGA
- a CDS encoding transposase has protein sequence MLQHARRLVYSLISLMPSHYQTASLKALFARFLSEQGHALPEHTPLKSPSSLSRFLNRYSWSTRQVIRTTRAAILDQLAVHPVGPNVPVRLLIDLTTLRKTGKFWHLSTPTEDVDAPEPWVRMLNGKRGLHLVVMYLVIGERRIPWSFRIWHGKGEASPSQLACKLLATVPRRLIQGRTVIVQGDTEFGTVAFFNAVRRRRWRAVVGVRNNRLLQDGRRLKDLPRCAKRGLQVRLKDIDYPLTISWFWLKRADDKRELRFVASTYPYTGIYLIRLGRKRWAIEGFFKTVKHQFGLHCFGQGTKLGVYRWLMLSFIAYVLAHWIDLWAWPPVLNWKATSRLTIEKLLPSVRWALLLKHIRRDTGMPAQYGFEIVLKSLPSSV, from the coding sequence ATGCTTCAGCACGCCCGAAGGCTAGTTTATAGCCTAATTTCACTCATGCCTAGTCACTATCAAACAGCCAGTCTCAAAGCTCTGTTCGCTCGATTTCTCTCAGAACAAGGCCACGCTTTACCTGAACATACACCGCTCAAATCGCCTAGCTCGCTCAGCCGCTTCCTCAATCGCTATAGCTGGTCTACCCGCCAAGTCATTCGTACCACTCGCGCAGCAATCTTAGACCAGCTAGCCGTTCATCCGGTGGGGCCAAACGTGCCCGTTCGGTTATTGATAGACCTGACAACGTTGAGAAAGACTGGGAAGTTCTGGCATCTGAGTACACCGACTGAGGATGTCGATGCGCCAGAACCTTGGGTGAGAATGCTAAACGGCAAACGAGGGCTGCACCTAGTGGTAATGTATCTGGTCATCGGCGAACGGCGCATTCCTTGGAGCTTTCGTATCTGGCACGGCAAAGGAGAAGCGAGTCCATCGCAACTAGCTTGTAAGCTCCTGGCAACGGTTCCAAGGCGACTCATCCAAGGTCGCACTGTCATCGTACAAGGAGACACAGAGTTCGGCACCGTTGCCTTCTTCAATGCCGTACGGCGACGGCGATGGCGAGCCGTTGTGGGTGTCAGGAACAATCGCCTATTGCAGGATGGGCGTAGGCTCAAGGACTTACCGAGATGTGCAAAACGAGGCTTACAAGTCCGGCTAAAGGACATCGACTACCCGCTTACCATTTCCTGGTTTTGGCTCAAACGTGCAGACGACAAACGAGAGCTACGGTTTGTCGCTTCTACCTATCCTTACACGGGCATCTATCTGATTCGACTAGGGCGCAAACGATGGGCGATAGAAGGCTTCTTCAAAACAGTAAAGCATCAGTTTGGTCTACACTGCTTTGGCCAGGGAACAAAGCTAGGCGTTTACCGTTGGCTGATGCTCTCATTCATTGCCTATGTACTGGCTCACTGGATTGACCTATGGGCGTGGCCACCTGTGTTGAACTGGAAAGCAACCTCGCGGCTAACGATAGAGAAGTTGTTGCCTTCCGTTCGTTGGGCACTACTACTTAAGCACATCAGACGTGATACTGGTATGCCTGCCCAGTACGGCTTTGAGATTGTTCTCAAGTCTCTGCCTAGCTCTGTCTAA
- a CDS encoding thermonuclease family protein, with the protein MQLKPLLSLSILGILLTVGSGAAAHSGRTNASGCHNNHSTGDYHCHNSGSSSSPTRQTVPTSTPAVTPYWRVLSVGDGDTLRVTTGTENATIRLGCVDSPELAQDFGESSKEYLQALLPINTPVALRTVATDRYGRTVAEIFSQGRNINLSLVESGHAVAYRQYLSQCDQDAYLEAEAIARQNRLVFWSVPNPVMPWDFRRQR; encoded by the coding sequence ATGCAGCTCAAACCGTTGCTTTCTCTATCTATCCTCGGCATACTACTCACTGTTGGTAGTGGTGCAGCTGCACACTCGGGAAGAACGAACGCTAGCGGATGCCACAACAACCACAGCACCGGAGACTACCATTGTCACAACAGTGGAAGTTCCTCTAGCCCAACTAGACAAACCGTGCCAACTTCAACACCTGCTGTTACACCCTACTGGCGTGTTCTATCGGTGGGAGACGGCGATACGCTGCGCGTCACAACGGGCACTGAGAATGCCACCATTCGCCTTGGCTGTGTCGATTCTCCGGAACTAGCTCAAGATTTTGGGGAAAGCTCGAAAGAGTACCTGCAAGCGCTGCTTCCTATCAATACGCCTGTTGCTTTGCGTACTGTTGCCACTGACCGCTATGGTCGCACGGTTGCTGAAATATTCAGTCAGGGCCGCAACATTAATCTTAGTTTGGTTGAGAGTGGCCATGCCGTCGCCTATCGTCAATACCTTAGTCAATGCGACCAAGACGCCTATCTAGAAGCTGAAGCGATCGCACGGCAGAATCGTCTAGTGTTTTGGTCAGTACCTAATCCTGTAATGCCTTGGGATTTTAGGAGGCAACGTTGA